The following are encoded together in the Streptomyces sp. NBC_00341 genome:
- a CDS encoding helix-turn-helix domain-containing protein, which yields MLGAIGLDEIQESAYRALVALGAAEVPDLAHRLALPEPETERALRRLEQHGLAAQSSARTGRWVAAPPGVALGALLTQQRHELEQAELAAALLAEEYRADAAEPAVHDLVEVVTGASAVAHRFHQLQLGATSEVCALVTGKPIAVSGLDNESEERAATRGVTFRVVVEREVLTLPSGILELSAALSRDEHCRVVDRVPTKLVVADGALAMVPLTGRGVEPAALVVHASGLLESLMGLFEAVWREAMPLRLGESGLPREDTTGPDPTDLEVLSLLLAGLTDASVAKQLELGLRTVQRRVKGLMELTGVSTRLQLGWHAYERGWVSREPRA from the coding sequence ATGCTGGGAGCCATAGGACTCGACGAGATACAGGAGTCGGCCTACCGCGCGCTGGTGGCGCTGGGGGCCGCGGAGGTCCCCGATCTCGCGCACCGGCTGGCCCTTCCGGAGCCGGAGACCGAGCGGGCGCTGCGCCGGCTGGAGCAGCACGGTCTGGCCGCGCAGTCGTCGGCGCGTACGGGGCGGTGGGTGGCGGCGCCGCCGGGGGTCGCGCTGGGTGCGCTGCTGACGCAGCAGCGCCATGAGCTGGAGCAGGCGGAGCTGGCGGCGGCGCTGCTGGCGGAGGAGTACCGGGCGGACGCCGCAGAACCCGCCGTCCACGACCTGGTGGAGGTGGTCACCGGTGCGAGCGCGGTGGCACACCGGTTCCATCAGCTCCAGCTGGGTGCGACGAGCGAGGTGTGCGCCCTGGTCACCGGGAAGCCGATCGCGGTCAGCGGTCTCGACAACGAGTCGGAGGAACGCGCCGCCACCCGGGGGGTGACGTTCCGGGTGGTCGTCGAGCGCGAGGTGCTCACGCTACCGTCGGGCATCCTGGAACTGTCGGCGGCGCTGAGCCGTGACGAGCACTGCCGGGTGGTGGACCGGGTGCCGACGAAGCTGGTCGTCGCCGACGGCGCTCTGGCGATGGTGCCGCTGACCGGTCGCGGCGTGGAGCCGGCGGCCCTGGTCGTGCACGCCTCCGGGCTGCTGGAGTCACTGATGGGGCTGTTCGAGGCCGTGTGGCGCGAGGCGATGCCGCTGCGGCTCGGGGAGAGCGGTCTGCCGCGGGAGGACACGACCGGGCCGGATCCGACGGATCTGGAGGTCCTGTCGCTGCTGCTGGCCGGGCTGACCGACGCCAGTGTCGCGAAACAGCTGGAGCTGGGGCTGCGGACCGTGCAGCGCCGGGTCAAGGGCCTGATGGAGCTCACCGGGGTGTCGACCCGGCTGCAGCTGGGCTGGCACGCCTACGAGCGGGGCTGGGTGTCCCGCGAGCCGCGCGCCTGA
- a CDS encoding protein phosphatase 2C domain-containing protein, which yields MSQQGERPAAQEDDWWRRLYDESAPDTGASQAADSLDDRFDSASGTVGPEDRAGYGAAAAIPEPRTALAVAPPAPPEEPPRAPWEPPAGISRPRTFAVRAPEPELVPEPEPEPIPEPAAPVAPPVVAPPPPVVASPPLPPPQSPPPAADPRLAQGLPSGREAEAPPAADAMPPLPRRPVVERNEDERQTADADTEAAAPAAPDAGAWEPHEPEAHRPVSYVGARPPTYDAEPTALPATDPHEIHALVADTVLDGARYGTYTLRAASVRGDSARFRGEPRRDALVTVRFGAAESALVLVAVAGGARTAEGAHPAAADACRWIAEAVGRSHARLSEDIREGRRGELKSGLHRLADRTYGRLRARAAELGLEPYEYTAGLRCLLLSADPGCRTRVFFGVGGGGLFRLRDGSWQDLEPVVPHSGELTGEGVVGFGSASPESGPDGERLTMDLGITTGPAPYIESPVPPPAEPFRFRASVARPGDTLLLCSNGLADPLRDEPELAAELARRWAPGPAPGLADFLADTRLRVKGYADDRTAVGVWEA from the coding sequence ATGAGTCAGCAGGGGGAGAGGCCCGCCGCCCAGGAGGACGACTGGTGGCGCAGGCTGTATGACGAATCCGCCCCGGACACCGGGGCGAGCCAGGCGGCCGACAGTCTCGACGACCGCTTCGACTCGGCGTCGGGCACCGTGGGGCCCGAGGACCGCGCGGGGTACGGGGCCGCGGCGGCGATACCCGAGCCGCGCACCGCGCTGGCTGTCGCGCCGCCAGCGCCCCCGGAGGAGCCCCCGCGCGCTCCCTGGGAGCCCCCGGCCGGAATCTCTCGGCCGCGCACGTTCGCGGTGCGGGCACCGGAGCCGGAACTCGTACCGGAGCCGGAGCCGGAGCCCATACCGGAACCGGCGGCCCCGGTTGCGCCGCCCGTTGTCGCGCCACCGCCGCCCGTCGTCGCGTCGCCACCGCTCCCGCCGCCGCAGTCCCCGCCCCCCGCCGCCGATCCCCGCCTCGCCCAGGGCCTGCCGTCCGGCCGGGAAGCCGAGGCGCCGCCCGCCGCCGACGCGATGCCGCCGCTGCCCAGGCGGCCGGTCGTCGAGCGGAACGAGGACGAACGGCAGACGGCGGACGCGGATACGGAGGCCGCCGCCCCGGCCGCCCCCGACGCAGGAGCGTGGGAACCGCACGAGCCGGAGGCGCACCGGCCCGTCTCGTACGTGGGTGCCAGGCCGCCCACGTACGACGCGGAGCCCACCGCGCTGCCCGCCACGGACCCGCACGAGATCCACGCGCTCGTCGCCGACACCGTGCTCGACGGCGCCCGCTACGGCACGTACACCCTGCGGGCCGCCTCCGTGCGCGGCGACTCCGCGCGGTTCCGGGGCGAGCCCCGGCGCGACGCGCTGGTCACGGTGCGCTTCGGTGCCGCGGAGAGCGCCCTCGTCCTGGTCGCCGTCGCGGGCGGCGCGCGTACGGCCGAGGGCGCGCATCCGGCTGCCGCCGACGCCTGCCGCTGGATCGCGGAGGCCGTCGGGCGCAGCCATGCCCGGCTCTCCGAGGACATAAGGGAGGGCCGCCGCGGCGAACTGAAATCCGGCCTGCACCGCCTGGCGGACCGCACCTACGGCAGGCTCCGCGCCCGCGCCGCGGAACTCGGTCTCGAACCGTACGAGTACACGGCCGGTCTGCGCTGCCTCCTGCTGTCCGCGGACCCCGGCTGCCGCACCCGGGTCTTCTTCGGCGTCGGCGGCGGCGGGCTCTTCCGCCTGCGCGACGGCAGCTGGCAGGACCTCGAACCGGTGGTGCCGCACTCCGGCGAACTCACCGGGGAGGGCGTGGTCGGGTTCGGCTCGGCGTCACCCGAGAGCGGGCCCGACGGTGAACGGCTGACCATGGACCTGGGGATCACTACCGGTCCGGCCCCGTACATCGAGAGCCCGGTCCCGCCGCCCGCAGAACCGTTCCGGTTCCGGGCCTCCGTCGCCCGGCCGGGCGACACCCTGTTGCTGTGCAGCAACGGCCTGGCCGATCCGCTGCGCGACGAGCCGGAGCTCGCCGCCGAACTGGCCCGACGCTGGGCACCGGGCCCCGCGCCGGGCCTCGCGGACTTCCTCGCGGACACCCGGCTCAGGGTCAAGGGATACGCCGACGACCGCACGGCCGTCGGCGTCTGGGAGGCGTAA
- a CDS encoding S8 family serine peptidase, with protein MRPISRTALGAATAAVLAVTVIAPSVAAPQDDAVTKRPLTGSAAAAAKADKPVTVTLVTGDKVLVSTDSSGSAAATALAGADGTVPLVQTRRTGKDLYVYPDTAAKALAAGTVDEELFNVTGLIRQGYDDAHADSVPLIATYTGKAARSAPATPRGAERGIALPVIGGVALKADKEKAAGFWADVTGARSRSAAGLKKLWLDRKVEASLDRSTKQIRADLAWAAGYDGKGTKVAVLDTGADAGHPDLKGRITASENFTDSDTTDDLQGHGTHTLSTVGGSGAASDGKQKGVAPGADLLVGKVLNDSGSGDSSWIIAGMQWAVDQKADVVSMSLGSATPTDCTDPMSMAAEEFGKSKDTLFVVAAGNAGPALNTVSSPGCAPSVLTVGAVDRDDSTASFSSRGPAIGAHTLKPEIAAPGVEISAAAAGGRGIYAYQSMSGTSMATPHVAGAAAIVEERHPDWTAQQVKAALVSSAKSDIPGDVRETGGGRLDVKAAIDTTVTGAPAVQGGTFNWPQDKSDRTTVQVPYTNTGSKPVKLALKLQGVTGNDGSAVGSSVAALGAKSVTVPAGATVQVPLKLDPTAKLQDSQYGDVTGRVLATATGGVKVSTPFSLYVGAETVTLRVKLIDTNGVPAGGSSSLDVIGTDTASGERRFNDGSTDQVYQVRPGAYFVSSFIVSADPEDSTGTLAKSVGYLARPQLNVTKDTTLVLDARKAHRVQVKTRDRASETRSGTLAFGRSWDDAWLHAGSIAGGSAIKDYRADIRGKATDGDFEFDSFWRAYAPQIEKLSVVGGATLHPTTASNGSVNLDGTGRAALVDAGSGTPEELKTAGVSGRIALVGVPDEGTIVTQARDAKAAGAVAIITHRPSAGPWQPSVGYGSAPLPSLGIQADEAKTLTAALAVGPVKLSWKATAVSPFVYNLAFSETGDLTSNRTYQVKDKALGAVESTYESMGVKTDFVDTLLASRPYGATLSVGAFDTVAAPGKRTEYYTAGDTTWQQALSSSFPWGEFMTDKFRTYKAGSKRSSDWYRGVVVPSAPRDNQGAEQLAAERQDNLIGVAPGFWSDTEHSGIQGSFGDMGNMRLSSGGKVIGESGWPSGVFTVPAADAAYELTMMTTKSGQPAAVWKRSTSTETTWKFRSHRDGHVYSQGIPLLFPGYDLPSDGMKTLAAKDGQKIGLSVTGHAGYTPGKVTAAKVSYSYDGGETWTGATTAQRGGRWTATVNHADAAGKPVTLRTELTDAKGNSVVQTVTDAYAVR; from the coding sequence ATGCGTCCGATATCGCGTACGGCACTGGGGGCGGCCACCGCCGCCGTCCTGGCCGTCACGGTGATCGCGCCGTCCGTGGCAGCGCCACAGGACGACGCGGTCACGAAGAGACCACTCACCGGCAGCGCGGCGGCAGCGGCCAAGGCGGACAAGCCGGTCACCGTCACCCTGGTCACCGGCGACAAGGTGCTGGTGAGCACGGACAGTTCGGGGAGCGCCGCGGCCACCGCGCTGGCCGGCGCGGACGGCACCGTCCCCCTCGTGCAGACCCGCCGCACCGGCAAGGACCTCTACGTCTACCCGGACACCGCGGCCAAGGCGCTCGCCGCCGGCACGGTGGACGAGGAGCTCTTCAACGTCACCGGGCTGATCCGGCAGGGCTACGACGACGCGCACGCGGACTCCGTACCGCTCATCGCCACCTACACCGGGAAGGCCGCCCGCAGCGCGCCCGCCACCCCGCGCGGCGCCGAACGCGGAATCGCCCTCCCGGTCATCGGCGGCGTGGCGCTCAAGGCGGACAAGGAGAAGGCGGCCGGCTTCTGGGCCGACGTCACCGGAGCCAGGTCCCGTTCCGCCGCCGGGCTGAAGAAGCTCTGGCTGGACCGCAAGGTCGAGGCCAGCCTCGACCGGTCCACCAAGCAGATCCGCGCCGACCTCGCCTGGGCCGCCGGATACGACGGCAAGGGCACCAAGGTCGCCGTCCTGGACACCGGCGCCGACGCCGGACACCCGGACCTCAAGGGCCGGATCACCGCCTCGGAGAACTTCACCGACTCCGACACCACCGACGACCTCCAGGGCCACGGCACCCACACCCTCTCCACCGTCGGCGGCTCCGGCGCGGCCAGCGACGGCAAGCAGAAGGGCGTCGCTCCCGGCGCGGACCTGCTCGTCGGCAAGGTCCTCAACGACAGCGGCTCCGGCGACTCCTCCTGGATCATCGCGGGCATGCAGTGGGCCGTCGACCAGAAGGCCGACGTCGTCTCCATGAGCCTGGGCAGCGCGACACCGACCGACTGCACCGACCCGATGAGCATGGCCGCAGAGGAGTTCGGCAAGAGCAAGGACACCCTGTTCGTCGTCGCGGCCGGCAACGCGGGCCCCGCCCTCAACACCGTTTCCTCACCCGGCTGCGCGCCCAGCGTGCTGACCGTCGGCGCGGTCGACCGGGACGACTCCACCGCCTCCTTCTCCAGCCGCGGCCCCGCCATCGGCGCGCACACCCTCAAGCCCGAGATCGCCGCCCCCGGCGTCGAGATCTCGGCGGCCGCGGCGGGCGGCCGGGGGATCTACGCCTACCAGTCGATGTCCGGTACCTCGATGGCCACCCCGCATGTCGCGGGCGCCGCCGCCATCGTCGAGGAACGCCACCCGGACTGGACCGCACAGCAGGTCAAGGCGGCACTCGTGTCGTCCGCGAAGAGCGACATCCCCGGTGACGTACGCGAGACCGGTGGTGGCCGGCTCGACGTCAAGGCGGCCATCGACACGACCGTGACCGGCGCACCCGCAGTCCAGGGCGGCACCTTCAACTGGCCGCAGGACAAGAGCGACCGCACCACCGTTCAGGTCCCGTACACCAACACGGGCAGCAAGCCGGTCAAGCTGGCACTGAAGCTCCAGGGCGTCACCGGCAACGACGGTTCGGCCGTCGGGTCCTCCGTCGCCGCACTCGGCGCGAAGAGCGTCACCGTGCCGGCCGGAGCGACGGTCCAGGTCCCGCTGAAGCTCGATCCGACCGCGAAGCTCCAGGACAGCCAGTACGGCGACGTCACCGGCCGGGTCCTGGCCACCGCCACCGGCGGAGTGAAGGTCTCCACCCCGTTCTCGCTGTACGTCGGCGCGGAGACCGTCACCCTGCGCGTCAAGCTGATCGACACCAACGGCGTCCCCGCCGGCGGCTCGTCGTCCCTCGACGTCATCGGCACCGACACCGCGAGCGGTGAGCGCCGGTTCAACGACGGCTCGACCGACCAGGTGTACCAGGTGCGCCCCGGCGCCTACTTCGTCTCCAGCTTCATCGTCTCGGCCGACCCCGAGGACTCCACCGGCACCCTCGCCAAGTCCGTCGGCTACCTCGCCCGGCCGCAGCTGAACGTCACCAAGGACACCACCCTGGTGCTTGACGCCCGCAAGGCGCACCGAGTCCAGGTGAAGACCCGGGACCGGGCCAGCGAGACCCGCAGCGGCACCCTCGCCTTCGGCCGCAGCTGGGACGACGCCTGGCTGCACGCCGGATCCATCGCCGGCGGCAGCGCCATCAAGGACTACCGGGCCGACATCCGGGGCAAGGCCACCGACGGCGACTTCGAGTTCGACAGCTTCTGGCGCGCGTACGCCCCGCAGATCGAGAAGCTCTCGGTCGTGGGTGGCGCCACCCTCCACCCCACGACCGCGTCCAACGGCTCCGTCAACCTCGACGGAACCGGCCGGGCCGCGCTCGTCGACGCCGGCAGCGGCACTCCTGAGGAGCTGAAGACCGCCGGAGTCTCCGGCAGGATCGCGCTCGTCGGTGTTCCGGACGAGGGCACCATCGTGACCCAGGCGCGGGACGCCAAGGCCGCCGGCGCCGTGGCGATCATCACGCACCGCCCGTCAGCGGGCCCCTGGCAGCCCTCCGTCGGCTACGGCTCCGCGCCCCTGCCCTCGCTCGGCATCCAGGCCGACGAGGCGAAGACCCTGACCGCGGCGCTGGCCGTCGGACCGGTGAAGCTGAGCTGGAAGGCCACCGCCGTCAGCCCGTTCGTCTACAACCTGGCCTTCTCCGAGACGGGCGACCTCACCTCGAACCGCACCTACCAGGTCAAGGACAAGGCGCTCGGCGCGGTCGAGTCCACCTACGAATCGATGGGCGTCAAGACCGACTTCGTCGACACACTGCTCGCCTCCCGCCCCTATGGAGCGACCCTCTCCGTCGGTGCGTTCGATACCGTCGCCGCACCCGGCAAGCGCACCGAGTACTACACGGCGGGCGACACCACCTGGCAGCAGGCACTCTCCTCCAGCTTCCCCTGGGGCGAGTTCATGACGGACAAGTTCCGTACCTACAAGGCCGGTTCCAAGCGTTCCTCGGACTGGTACCGGGGCGTCGTCGTGCCGTCCGCACCCCGCGACAACCAGGGCGCGGAGCAGCTCGCGGCCGAACGCCAGGACAATCTGATCGGCGTCGCCCCGGGCTTCTGGAGCGACACCGAACACAGCGGTATCCAGGGCTCCTTCGGGGACATGGGCAATATGCGGCTCAGCAGCGGCGGCAAGGTGATCGGCGAGTCCGGCTGGCCGTCGGGGGTGTTCACCGTCCCGGCAGCGGACGCCGCGTACGAACTCACCATGATGACCACGAAGTCGGGGCAGCCCGCAGCCGTGTGGAAGCGGTCCACCTCGACCGAGACCACCTGGAAGTTCCGTTCGCACCGGGACGGACACGTGTACTCGCAGGGCATCCCCCTGCTCTTCCCGGGCTATGACCTGCCCTCGGACGGGATGAAGACCCTTGCGGCGAAGGACGGTCAGAAGATCGGGCTGAGCGTCACGGGCCACGCCGGCTACACGCCCGGCAAGGTCACCGCGGCCAAGGTCTCGTACTCGTACGACGGCGGCGAGACCTGGACCGGGGCCACCACCGCACAGCGGGGAGGGCGCTGGACCGCGACCGTGAACCACGCGGACGCGGCCGGCAAGCCGGTCACCCTGCGGACCGAACTGACGGACGCCAAGGGCAACTCCGTCGTGCAGACCGTGACCGACGCCTACGCCGTGCGCTGA